A genomic region of Ensifer sp. PDNC004 contains the following coding sequences:
- a CDS encoding pilus assembly protein TadG-related protein: protein MNILNLPLIRRCASALLKCRSGNFGLLAALVAIPLIAALGVAIDFAAAVNRKAAMQSAADAAALAGAAASAGSEKEIAAGFLGAHLSSNEKQDLKEPASWDHQVTVERDTVAVAVNEDYETAIMHMFGFRTVPISVVAKAARGSGSSACILILDPSRADALKIINSNSVTSECGFQVNSSHSQRAFYAENQGKFAAPLIAVTGQSKLSGRLISPPPVDGSPVVPDPLAGMPEPVSPNAPCTSQSLKTINSQGKSSLEPGVYCGGLTVNSTDELTLKPGIYAFRRGALTLNTSAKVIGKDVLFYFEDAQSPFFLNGAAILQVSAPTSGTHAGILMFQGRQAKDSNVQFRINTSAGSFYNGAIYLPHAVIDWNVSGSLNSESKFTALITRVLNLYVSGTAFFKKPAEDGKDFIPNSFGRGGGVRLVE, encoded by the coding sequence ATGAACATACTGAACCTGCCACTGATCAGGCGTTGCGCCTCGGCCCTGCTGAAATGTCGGTCCGGGAACTTCGGCCTCTTGGCAGCGCTTGTCGCTATCCCCCTCATTGCCGCCCTTGGCGTTGCGATCGATTTCGCAGCCGCGGTCAACCGCAAGGCCGCGATGCAAAGCGCTGCCGATGCCGCGGCACTTGCAGGAGCAGCAGCAAGCGCCGGTTCGGAAAAGGAGATCGCGGCTGGGTTTCTCGGCGCCCATCTAAGCAGCAACGAAAAGCAGGATCTGAAGGAGCCTGCCAGCTGGGACCATCAGGTCACCGTCGAGCGTGACACGGTGGCGGTGGCCGTCAATGAGGACTACGAAACCGCCATCATGCATATGTTCGGCTTCCGGACGGTTCCGATCTCGGTCGTCGCAAAAGCCGCCCGAGGATCCGGCAGCTCGGCCTGCATCCTGATCCTCGATCCGAGCAGGGCCGATGCGCTGAAGATTATCAATTCGAACTCGGTCACCAGCGAATGCGGCTTCCAGGTGAACTCGTCCCATTCGCAACGTGCGTTCTACGCCGAAAACCAGGGGAAGTTCGCAGCACCGCTGATCGCAGTCACCGGCCAGTCGAAACTCTCCGGCCGGTTGATTTCGCCGCCGCCTGTCGACGGATCGCCCGTCGTGCCGGACCCCCTGGCCGGCATGCCCGAACCGGTGTCGCCCAACGCCCCCTGTACTTCCCAAAGCCTGAAGACGATCAACAGCCAGGGCAAGTCGTCGCTCGAGCCAGGCGTCTATTGCGGCGGGTTGACCGTGAACTCCACGGACGAGTTGACGCTGAAGCCTGGCATCTACGCGTTCCGCCGTGGCGCATTGACCTTGAACACATCGGCCAAGGTTATCGGCAAGGACGTGCTTTTCTACTTCGAAGACGCGCAATCGCCGTTCTTTCTGAACGGCGCGGCGATCCTGCAGGTATCGGCACCGACCAGCGGCACGCATGCCGGCATCCTGATGTTCCAGGGCCGGCAGGCGAAGGACAGCAACGTCCAGTTCCGCATCAACACGTCTGCCGGAAGCTTCTATAATGGGGCGATCTACTTGCCTCATGCCGTGATCGACTGGAACGTCAGCGGCAGCCTCAATTCGGAATCGAAATTCACCGCACTGATTACCAGGGTTCTGAACCTCTACGTGTCAGGAACAGCCTTCTTCAAGAAGCCGGCGGAAGATGGCAAGGATTTCATCCCCAACAGCTTCGGCAGGGGAGGCGGCGTGCGGCTGGTGGAATAG
- a CDS encoding dual specificity protein phosphatase codes for MLDNLTDAPATGQTSSELPRLSLIYPRHPTYGVDIFISGKEGASDLDLLRKSGITTVVNCAVNLDFNFVDQPKLVSDHRNSIHGPGEIRYYKIGLIDGDGNPGTQMLAAHYILRAALEQILPEKPSYPRRERGGVLVNCRGGRSRSVVVVSLFLHLTLPDQFPTLERAIVFVREKRDIPKDEWYKAPKPVLAASAERAAGWARAIESGKA; via the coding sequence ATGCTCGACAATCTCACAGACGCCCCCGCTACCGGACAGACCAGCAGCGAATTGCCAAGGCTCAGTCTCATCTATCCGAGGCATCCGACCTATGGCGTCGACATCTTCATTTCCGGGAAGGAAGGTGCGAGCGACCTCGATCTCCTGCGCAAGAGTGGGATCACGACGGTCGTCAATTGCGCGGTCAATCTGGACTTCAATTTCGTCGACCAGCCAAAGCTCGTCTCGGATCACCGCAACAGCATCCATGGCCCGGGGGAAATCCGCTATTACAAGATCGGGCTCATCGACGGCGACGGGAACCCGGGCACGCAAATGCTGGCCGCGCACTATATCCTGCGAGCAGCCCTAGAGCAGATCCTGCCCGAAAAGCCGTCCTATCCCAGACGCGAGCGTGGCGGCGTGCTCGTCAACTGCCGCGGCGGCCGCTCGCGCTCCGTCGTCGTCGTGTCGCTGTTTCTGCATTTGACGCTGCCTGACCAATTCCCGACATTGGAGCGCGCCATCGTGTTCGTCCGCGAGAAACGCGATATCCCTAAGGACGAGTGGTACAAGGCGCCGAAGCCGGTCCTCGCGGCCTCGGCCGAGCGAGCCGCGGGATGGGCCCGTGCGATTGAGAGCGGGAAGGCCTGA